ATTTTATCTATATTATTTAAGTTGTATCCAGACTTACTAAAGGCGGCTTTAAAATCTTTAACCTTTATCTTCTTGTCCCAACGGTAATGCTTGGAGTAGCGGCAGAAATCACAGCTCACCCCACCAAGAGGAGGGGTCTCCATCTTCCAGAGGTGTTTTACATCATCCGTATGTCCGCCGCATGTTGAATGATAGAAAGTAGGCAGAACATTACCACCGTACATCAGTATTAACCCTTCGGTAGATAAAACAGCTCTCTTTATACGCCAACGCTCACCAAGCTTGCCCCCATAGACTTGAGATAAGACATCAGATGTTAAATCATAACTCTTATTCTTGTTCATCTCTTTCATATACAATGCATAGGTACGAGCAGCTACAGCCTGAGCCTTTAGAGATTCCATCGGCCACCAATGTGCAACCTCATACTCCAAAACTCCCTTTAAATAGTCTTCAAGTGATATAATATTGACAACGGCCAGGCTCCCGTCTTTCTTTATAAACCTCATTTTCCCGCGATAAGGCCTAGAGTCTACATAAATAGCCCCATCTTTTTGCGGTAAAACTTCGACTGCAAAAACATTGTAATAACTTCCTCCAATCCTTATACCTTTACTATTATCTACAGAGATATCTGTCTTTAAATTCCTGCCTCGATCCAGCTCTTCCTCTGTAAAAGGAAGCTGCACTCTGTAATCTCCTTTAACCAGAAGACGGCAGCTCTTAATATTTTTTTTAATGACTACTCTTAAAGAGTCTTCTAAAGAAAGACCATTTTTGGACAATAAGAGCAACCCAACGATAAAAAAAGGTAATATCTTTTTCATTTTCTAATTAAACACCTCATATATAATAGGCCGGCAATGATTAAACATTCATCTCCTTGAAATAATGATATGATAGGTATTCTAGACAGAAAGGTCAAGCGTAGATAGCGCCGCTCAGCTACTCTAACTCTTAGATTTTACCCTCTCTTCTCTATCGAGCTCACTGAATATGCAACCGCAATAGTTTTGCCTGTAAAGATCAATCTCTTTCGCCCTGCGTCTTCCTTCTGAATAAAACTTTCTAAAATTAGAAGATATGAAATTTAACCCGTATTCCCGGCCCACCTCCTCACCTATCTTAGTTATCTCTTCTTGAGACTGATAAGGGCTTATCAAAAGCGTAGTAGTAAAACTATCGAATCCTTCATTTTTTGCAAACTTAGCCGTTAATTTGAGCCTAAGCTTCCAGCAGTACCAGCATCTCTTAGGGCTTTGGTGTTCAGCAGTCAAGT
The genomic region above belongs to Candidatus Kaelpia aquatica and contains:
- a CDS encoding SpoIID/LytB domain-containing protein, which translates into the protein MKKILPFFIVGLLLLSKNGLSLEDSLRVVIKKNIKSCRLLVKGDYRVQLPFTEEELDRGRNLKTDISVDNSKGIRIGGSYYNVFAVEVLPQKDGAIYVDSRPYRGKMRFIKKDGSLAVVNIISLEDYLKGVLEYEVAHWWPMESLKAQAVAARTYALYMKEMNKNKSYDLTSDVLSQVYGGKLGERWRIKRAVLSTEGLILMYGGNVLPTFYHSTCGGHTDDVKHLWKMETPPLGGVSCDFCRYSKHYRWDKKIKVKDFKAAFSKSGYNLNNIDKIFVKERYGNDYVKTIEIFADSKEYLISAKEFRSILGADIIRSRLFALDKIDGVISIRGYGWGHGIGLCQWGAYGMSKKGYDFREILEYYYPGSEIKKIIWDEK
- a CDS encoding epoxyqueuosine reductase QueH, whose protein sequence is MNGILIHICCAPCAIEVVNEAKRIGFDNILGYYANPNIHPYSEFRRREEALLKYCKLSDLNCKYLDYNPYSFFKNLTAEHQSPKRCWYCWKLRLKLTAKFAKNEGFDSFTTTLLISPYQSQEEITKIGEEVGREYGLNFISSNFRKFYSEGRRRAKEIDLYRQNYCGCIFSELDREERVKSKS